The genome window GGGATAAATTCGTATGATTCATACGATAGCTATAATTATAGTGGGCATGACACGTATGATTACAACTATGATGGATACGACTCATACGATTATGAGTACGATTCATATGATTACAACTATGGTTATGACTCATACGATACTTACGACTACGGAGGATATTAAGGCAACATCTAACTAAGTAGTACCACTATACAAAACCGCCAAGCGGTGGTTTTTTGCTTGTGAAAGCCCTATTTACGGGGTAGGATTGGGATAGTATGCCAGAAGAGGAAAAGAAAAAGCTGGAACGACAGCTGTGGAAGGTTGCGGACGCACTGCGTGGCAAGATGAACGCCGACGAGTACAAGAACTACATTCTTGGCTTCATTTTCTATAAATACCTCTCCGAGCGACTCCTAAAATACGTCGATGAAAAACTGCTTGCCAGCGAAAATTTTACATACAAAGAGATAACCGAAGGAAGCGAGGAAGGCGAGAAGATACCTCGAGCACATCAAAGACGCCTGTCTCGGGCATCTTGGCTATTTCTTGCGCCCGTCAGAGCTGTTCTCTTACCTCGTAGCCAAAGGGCAGAGGAGGAAATCGAGGAGACAGAACACGTTCATCCTCGAAGACCTCAAGAATATCCTCACGAACATCGAGCAGACATCCGCCGGTACCGAAAGCGAAGATGACTTTAAGGGTTTGTTCGACGACGTTGATCTGACCTCCAGCAAGCTCGGCGCACGAGAAAACGACAAAAACGAGGTTGTCATCGAGATCCTTACCCACCTCGCCGGCATCGAGTTTCATATAAACGGCAGCGACCTGCTTGGCGATGCCTACGAGTATCTCATCGCGGAGTTTGCCGCCGGTTCAGGCAAGAAGGGCGGCGAGTTTTATACGCCTGAAAAAGTATCAGAGCTTCTTGCGCGCATTGTGACGGCGGACAAAAAGCGCATCAAAAGCGCCTACGACCCGACCTGCGGATCCGGCTCGCTCCTCCTGCGACTTGACCAGTACACCGATGTTACCGACTACTACGGCCAGGAGCTCAACCCGACCACCTATAACCTCGCGCGGATGAATATGATCCTTCACGGTGTTCACTTTTCAAACTTCGATATCCGGCTTGGCAACACACTCACTGACGATGCACACCCGGACTTGCAAGCGGAGGTGATTGTCGCTAATCCGCCGTTTGGGGCAAATTGGAAAGGCCATACCGACCCCACACTTGCCCACGACGAGCGATTTTCCCAGTCCGGCCGTCTTGCCCCAAAGAGCGTCGCCGACTATGCGTTCGTCACCCATATGCTCTACCACCTGAGCGAGAGCGGCACCATGGCAGTGGTCCTGCCGCACGGCGCGCTGTTCCACTCTGGTGCGGAAGAGGAAATCCGCCAGTACATCATCGAGAACCAGAACTATCTCGATGCGGTTATTGGTTTGCCGGCGAACCTCTTCTACGGCACCTCGATACCGGCGATCGTGATGGTCTTCAAGAAATGTCGGCAAGACGATGACTGCATTATGTTCATCGACGCCTCAAAAGAGTTTGAGAAAGGCAAGAACCAGAACTACCTCACCAACGAGAATGTCGAGAAGATCTTCAAGACATACTACGAACGCAAAGATGTCGAGAAGTATGCACACTGCGCTTACCTCGACGAGATCCGTGAGAACGACTTCAACCTCAACATCCCGCGCTATGTTGACACCTTCGAGGAAGAAGAGCCGATTGATATTGATGCGGTAGCGAACGATCTGAAGAAACTGCAGTCAAAGGAGCAGAAAACACGGGATGCGATCGCAGGTTTTTGCGATGAGTTGGAGATAGATAAGCCGTTTTAATATGAACAACACCGAAAGCAAAAAGGATCAAGTAAGGCCAATATATTCAGAGCTGCAAGGGTATCTTGAACAGTCACCTCTGGCGGATAACGGTCAGAAGTATATTTTTGGTGAAATGACTTTAGCTAATCAGGTAAATGCTGCCATTGACGAGCTGGCCGAAATAACGAGTAAGGATTTTAATCGGTTTAAGATTGAAATAAAAAACATTGACTCGGGATAGATATCACAACGACCAAAGACAATTATCGACAGTCTGAAACGAGTTGGCTGACGGAGGATGAAACTCTGACGCTTGATTGGACGAGCCTGCCTATGCAGCGGTATTTATGTCTTTAGAACTGTCATTCAAGTGGCAGACCATCAAGATGCCATTACTAATGGATCAGTCTGTGCAAGTTCAGATGATTTTAGAATTTCAAACAAAAGTGATGATAAAGCGTTAACGAAGGTTGAAAGTGGAAGCTCAGAGGAAAAGTTTTTGGACGTGAGTCAAGGGAGCTCATGAATTCTTCTGTCAAGAGCATTGGACTAGTTCTGCGTTAGTGGCATTCTGCCGCCAAAGCCAAGCGAAGAGTTGGCAGAGTTTTATATTTATATTACAGGAACATTTATAAGATTGATCTCCAGAAAAGCTAGAAATAGTAATTACTAAGTCCCAACAAAAGAAAACCCAGAATATTCCAAAACTCCGCTTTCCGGGTTTTGAGGGTGAGTGGGAGGAGAAGAAGTTGGGGGATTTTATAGTTCAATATAGGCTTGGGGGTAACTATTCTGAATACAGATATTAACTCAGGATACCCTTTAATGAAAATGGGGAATTTAGGTAGAGGCAAGTTTGTATTGACAAAGATTGAATACATAAAAGAGGACGAAGAAATAAATCCTAGAGATAGATCGCTAAAGGTGATATTGCTTTTGTAGCACCAGGAACACTTTAGAATCTAGTGGGCAAGGTTGCTATTTGGAATGGAAGGAATATACACTTTTGCATAGATGATAATTGGGCGAATTTAATTCTAGGATTCAAGTTGTAACTGCTTTTCTGAATTAGAGTTATTTAACTCGCAGCAAGGTATTGCGTTTGCTAAAATCTATTGCCACATGGAGCAACGAGTCAGTTGCCGCTATCTCAAACACAAAGCGACAGTGTTGAAGATAAAAGCTTCTGTAATTCTTCCATCACTTATGAACAACAAAAGATCGCCGACTTCCTCAGCTCCGTCGATGAATGGATCGAGTATCTGCGTTCAGAAAAAGCAGCGTGGGAGAAGTACAAGAAAGGAATGATGCAAAAGATTTTTGCGCAAGAGATTCGTTTTAAAGATGACGACGGAAATAATTTTCCGGAGTGGGAGGAGAAAAAGTTGGGTGAAGCTGCGTCTTTCAAAAAGGGAAAAGGTATATCAAAAAAAGGATCTCTGTGCAGAATGAAAACAAATGCATCCATTATGGCGAGCTTCTTAGCGAATACGACGAGCTAATTGATGAAGTTGTTTCCAGCACAGATATTTCAAAGGATGACAGTGTTTTAAGCAAGAGGGAACAGACACTCATGCCGACATCAGATGTTACTCCTAGAGGCTAGCCACAGCCATGCCTTAAAAGAAAAAGGGGTATGTACTGGGTAGTGATGTTTAAAGTGCAATCGAATGATATATTGAACACCTTCCTTAGCTACTATATTCACAAACAAAAAAGTGATCATGCGGCTGGTCACTGGTGTAACCGTATATCATATATATGCGTCAGATTAATAAGGATGAGTCTTGTCTCGGCCATCCTATCTGAACAACAAAAAATCGCTAACTTTTTGACTTCTCTGGATAAAGTAATAGAATCCAAGGAACAGCAAATCGCCCGAGCCGAGCAATGGAAAAAGGGCTTAATGCAGAAGATGTTTGTGTAAAAATATGTATATTCAGAATGTAAAAATTAAAAATTTTAAAGGTTTCGAAACTTAAATGAAGGTGATGGAATAAATTTGCTTTATCCTGATACTACCAAGATAAAGTTGGTTTAAACATTCTTATAGGTGAAAATAATTCTGGTAAAACTAATTTTATTGACGTACTTTCTAGGCTTAATTGAAAAAATAAAATTTGTTGTAGAGGATTGGAATGTGAAAATTACAGATCAGATAATATTTTAGTAGAGGCAACTTCCTCTGAAAACAGTACTCCATAAAATAGAAGGTACTGAACAAAGGTCTACGGTTCACAAAAGCGGAAATTTTTTGAAAGTAAAATAGAGATAATAAAAGATCAGAGAGTCTGGAATGCAAAGTATAATTTCGAAGGAACTTTAGAACACAAGGACTATTTAGTTAATAGTAATATGGATAGAAGTTCCATTGATAACAAGTTATCGCAGCTTTTGGCAAAAATAGAAGAGACAAGAAAACTAAACAAAAATTTACAGATATTTTTAGAAAAGTTTTTGAAGATTTTAGTGATTGGGGTGGAAAAGTCTTATGCAAAAGCGGGTGATGTTATATCTTACAAGATATCAGATGGTGAATATTTTGATATTGATATGAGTTTAGGTAGTGGGTTGTTAAATCTTTTTAGAATCATTGCGGCTATTTATTTCGATAAGAAAATAATAGTAATAGATGAACCAGAGGTTTTTTTACATCCATCTGCTCAGATTAAGTTGTCGGAGTTACTTTTTGAGGAGTCAAAGAAATAGGACAAATAATCATCTCTACACATTCACCATATATGTATCAACTTCCAGTACGGTCTGGTGCCCGTTTAATTCAGTTTGAAAATGATTTCTGGTAGTGGTATTTCGACTAAGGACGTAACAGAAGACTGGGGTGTGTTTGGAGACAAGAGTCCTACTTGGGGTGAGATTAATTACTGATGTTTACAACCTATATACAGTCGAATTCCACAATGAGCTATATGGTTTTATTAAGTCTCAGGCCTATCAAGCCGGACATCTCAATGGAATAACGTTTGATGATTGGTTACTTCAAGAATTAAAAAAAGAAGATAAACAAGCAACAAAGCGAGATTGGTATGAAATAGAAAATGGACAGAAAGCACAACGCTTAAAACAAGTAACTAATCCGCAGTTATATAAGACATACAATTCACCATCCAGAAAACTCACACAATCCTACATTTGAACGATCAAGAATTCCGAGAGTCAACAGATTTTTTAGTAAAAATTGCACATCAATTTAAGTAATATGCCCCACCAATCCGAGCAACAGCTTGAAAAGACACTGCTAGATCAGCTTGAACAGCTGGGGTTTTCGAAGATCACGTTGCCGGACACATCCTCGCTCGAGGTGAACCTGCGTACTCAGCTCGAGGAGTTTAACGAAACGACGTTCTCGGATGATGAGTTTAAGCGGATACTGAATCATCTCAACAAAGGCGATCGGTATCAGAAGGCGAAGACACTGCGTGATCGGTTTCTCCTGAAGCGAGATGATGAGAGCGACATGTTCGTGCGGTTTTTCAACACTGATCAGTGGTGCAAAAACCAGTACCAAGCTGCCCAGCAGATCACCCAGAAAGGGCGGTACGAGAATCGCTACGACGTGACGATTTTGGTGAACGGCTTGCCGTTGGTGCAGATCGAGCTCAAGCGCCGCGGAATGGAGCTCAAAGAGGCGTTTAACCAGATCCAGCGGTATCACAAGCACTCCTTTACCGGCACATTGTTTGAGTACGTGCAGATCTTTGTGATCTCGAACGGCGTGAATACCAAATACTTCTCGAACAACCCGAAGCAATCGTTCGAGCAGACATTTCACTGGACAGACAAAGAAAATAACAAAATCACCAAGCTCGAGGATTTTACCGAGGCGTTTCTGGAGAAGTGTACGATCTCGAAGTTTATCGCTGAGTATATCGTGCTCGCTGAGGCGGCAGAGATACCGATGGCGCTGCGGCCGTATCAGTACTACGCCGTGCGGGCGATTGAAAACCGAGTGCGCGAGACAGACAAAAACGGCTACATCTGGCACACGACCGGCTCCGGCAAAACACTGACATCGTTTAAGGCGAGTCAGGTATTGAGCGGCATACCGGAGATCAAGAAGGTGCTGTTTGTGGTGGACCGCAAGGACTTGGATATTCAGACGACGCGCGAGTTCAACTCATTCTCCGCCGGATCAGTGGACGGGACAGACAAGACCAAGACGCTGGTGGATCAGCTGAAAGATCAAGACCAGAAGCTGATCGTGACCACGATTCAGAAGCTTGATATCGCCATAAGCCGTGAGTCGTACAGAAAGCAGTTCGAGTATCTGCAGGATGAAAAGGTGGTGATCATCTTTGATGAGTGTCATCGGAGCCAGTTCGGGCAGACGAACGCGCGGATACAGGACTTTTTCAAGCGGGCGCAGCTATTTGGATTTACCGGCACGCCGATCTTTGCCGAGAACCACGTCGGCGGTGTGACCACGGCGGATGTGTTTGATGAGTGTTTGCACAGGTATATCATCACCGATGCGATTGCGGATAATAACGTGCTTGGCTTTTCGGTGGAGTATGTCGGGAAGTATAAGCAAAAAGATCCGGACGTACTGGATGCGGACATATTCTCTGATGTGGAAGTTAAGGCCGTGGATACTAGAGAGGTGTTAGAGAGCGAGGAGCGGTTGGAGAAAATTGCCGACTACGTGCTCGGCGACTGGAAGCGTAAAACAAAGAGCGGCAAATTTAACGCGCTGTTTGCGACGACGTCGATCGATGTATTGAAGAAGTACTACCGGATGTTTAAGGAAAAGAAACCGGACAATCTGAGTATTGCGACTATTTTTACTTTCAACGCGAACGAGGATGAGCGTCGCGGATATGCTGGACGTGGACGTGTTTGGTGGCGAGGGTGCTGTGGTCAACCAGCACTCGCGAGATTTTCTGGAGGACTGTATCAAGGATTACAACGAGCAGTTCGGGACGAATTTTTCGACCGATAGGTTCTAGCGTATACCGATGACCTTCAGCGCAAAAATAAAAAGCAAGCAGGTGGATTTGACGCTTGTGGTTAATATGTTTTTAACCGGCTTTGATAGTGAGCGACTGAATACACTGTATGTAGATAAGAATCTGCGATACCACGGACTGATCCAGGCGTACTCGCGCACGAACCGGCTTTCAAATTCTGATAAGCCGCACGGAAATATTGTGTCTTTCCGGAACCTGAAGAAAGCAACGGACAAGGCGCTCGCCCTTTTTGGTGACGAGAATGCCAAGGAGGTGGTGTTCAAAAAACCGTGACGAGGAGCAAAAGAAAGAATTTGATGAGAAACTCGACAAGCTTTGTGAACAAACACCGAGTGTTGAGGCAATTGACACACTTGATAGCGAAGAGAAACGATCTGAGTTTGTGAAGACATTTAGAGATCTGTTACGGATCAAATCATCACTTGAGACATTTGCGGAGTTTTCGTTTGATGATCTTGAGATCAGTGAGCAAGAGTTTTATGACTATCAAAGCAAGTACCTAGATATTTACGAAGAGCGCAAGAGCAGTGAAGGCGAGGCTGAGTCAATTTTGGACCAGATTGATTTTGAGCTCGAGCTGACGGTTCGAGATATCGTGAATTTTGACTATATTATTCAGTTAATTGCTGGATTAAAAAATATTAAATCTGACTGAATTGCGAGAGAAGAAAGACGGAAGAAATATTGCGAATATTTGATCGGGATGTTCGTCTTCGCAAGAAGAAAGATTTGATCAAAAAGTTTATCGAGGAGAATTTGCCGAAGGTCGATAAGGCAAACGGTGTAGAAGAAGCTTTCGAGAAGTTTTGGGAAAGTGAGCGCTCCGATGTTCTAAAAGACATGACAGAGAAGGAGAATATAACACGCGAGCAGTTTGAGGAGCTTGTCGGTGAATATCTATACACCGGTCGACTTCCAGAAGAACAGGCAGATTGCAGACGCCATTGAAGGCGGGCCGCCTCCTATTTTGGAACGAAAGAGCGTCATCGGCCGCATTAAATCAGCGATTGAAAATATCGTCGATATATTTGAGTGGGAAAGATAAATAAATAGGTCAACCTGCCAGGTTGACCATTTTATATTACGTCAAATCGCACTGTTAGGTTATAATCCAGTTAATTTATGCTTTCAAAATCTGATTATTTACAATATTTAAAACATCCGGCTTGGGTCTGGCTGAAAAAGCACGACAAAAGCAAACTACCGCCGGTGGATGAAGATCTGCAGGCGCGATTCGATGACGGCAATCTCTTTGAGTCGTACGCGAACCAACTATTCCCGCACGCTACCAAACTAGAGTGGAACGATTACTCTGACTACAAACTACTGCCTCAAAAAACCATGGAGGCGCTTCGCGAGGGAGCGTTTGTGATTCAGCAAGGTAGGTTTGAGGCGGGCGATATCACCTGCATCGTCGATGTTCTCGAGCATGTTGAGTCCAATGTATACAATCTCTATGAGATCAAAGCGAGCACCCAAGCCAAGCCCGAACACGTAGAGGATCTTGCTTTTCAAACTATCGTTCTTGAGAGATGCGGGCTTGAGATCAAGAACACTCGAGTAATTCACGTAGATAACACATATATACGCAAAGGAGAGATCAGTGTAGAGGGGCTTACCGCAACCACTGACATAACCGAAAAGGTAAAAGCACAGATACCAATTACGGAGAGCGGTATTGAGGACGCTCTGTCTGTTATCAGTCAACCGGACATGCCGGATCCTTCACCGCGCTATGCTTCTTCGAGGGGTTTTCAGGAATGGATGGATGTATTTCGATATCTGTATCCAGATACTGACAAGCACAGTATTTATAATTTGCCGGGGATAAGGCCGAAGCTTATAGCTCAGTTGGAAGATGCCGGCATTGAATTTATTCATGATATACCCGAAGAGTATCCGCTCGGAGATAAATCGCTCCAATACATAAAGCTGTTGGAAGAAGAGGAAAGCCGAGACGCAAACGAGATCAGAAATTTTCTTCAGTCTTTTCAATATCCGCTCTATTTTCTGGATTATGAGACGTATGGATCTGTTATACCTCCATTTGATGGTATGCGTCCGTATCAGCAGATACCGTTTCAGTACTCTCTACATCGGATCGATGCGCCCGACGCGGAAGTGGTACATACCGACTACTTGCACACGGAATCTAGTAACCCCGCAAGCGCCATAGTGTCGCGACTAAAAGAGGACATCGGGTCAACTGGTGCTGTAGTAGTCTGGAATGAGAGTTTTGAGAAAACATGCAACTCTCTGTTGGCGGACATGGTGCCTGAAGAATCTGAATTTCTCCATGATCTGAATGACCGAGTGGTTGATCTGATGGTCCCGTTTTCAAAGAAGTGGTTCGAGCACAGAGATTTTCTGGGAAGCGCGTCGATCAAAGCCGTGTTACCTGTCTTGGTTCCGGAACTAAGCTACAAAGAATTAGAGGTGTCGGACGGAGGTACTGCTCAGCGCCTGTGGGCTCAAACCATTTTACGGGGAGAGAATGATAATAGACAGGAGCAGGTATTGGAAGATTTGCGCGCCTACTGTGAGCTCGACACCCTCGCGATGGTAAAAATCTGGCGGATATTGCAAGGTTTGAATTGAAGTAAATATGATCTACACACAGAAAATACAAAAAGCGGTTAATTTTTGATAAGATATTAGCATATGAAGCCGGAAAAACTCCAACTCACAGTGAATTTTATTAAGCACGGTAGACAGGTCGTTGCGTATTCACCCGCGCTAGATATTTCTACGGTCGGTAAAACTGAGAAAAAAGCGAAAGAACGATTTGAAGAGCTCGTAGACATCTTTTTTGAAGAGATTGCTGAGGAAGGAACCACAGAGCAGGCGCTCAAAGAGCTTGGGTGGAGGAAAGTAAAGAAACACTGGCAACCACCAGCAGTATCGCAGGAGTCTGTTGACGTTAATGTGTCGATGCCTGCCTAGGTTGTAGTAACTCTATGCCGGAGCTCGGTTCAGTTCACTGGAAAAAACTCGAAGCGTTTGTTCTGAAAGAAGGATGCCGGTTTAAGCGCGAAAAGGGCGATCATCGCATATATTGGCGAAAGGATCTTAGCAGACCTGTGGTAATCCCGCGCTACAAGGAATTGCCGCCATTTGTTGTACAAAACAACCTCCGTCTCATAGGGGTCAGTGCAAAAGAGTTCCGCTCATTTCTTCGGGCGAACAAAAAATAGAGGGGTATAAGAAAATTATGCAAAAGTCGGAATTTTGCATACATTTGGAAGAGATGGAACAAGGTGAGGAATTGAGCAAGTGAGTAAAGCCGGCCAGTTGGTGGTGTATAAAGAGGCCTAGGAAGTCTGTCTAAATGCTAAAACCGAGTAGGCTTTAGTGTTTAACCAGTAGTTTGAGCGGCTTTGCGTCGAGAGTATAATGAGGCTATATGGCGAGAAAAGCAAAATTTCAAGAAAATACAAAACAAACTCCTAAAAAGGGCAGGAAAGAACTTTCTCCAACAGGTCGAAAGGTCAGGACTAGCTACGAAACAGCGGCTAAAAAACTGGGTCGTACTTAGGCGGTATGCGATTCCTATCTCACAATTATTAAAAAGCTGTACCCCGAAAGCGCGAATATTATTCGTAATGAAGCAGACGAGGACTTTTCAGCAATTCATGAATATGCTCTTTATCTCGTCGCTTTGATTACAGCCCGATCACACAGAGACAGGGGTGAGCTATCAACTGTCACTACGTCTTTCTTGAAGGAAGCATTCAGAAAAGCTGGATAGTAGACCGAGTCATTAAATAAAGCGGCCGCCCCCCAAGTTGGCAACTTTTCAGTTTCAGTTGAGCCTTAACTCGAACTATTTCTGATCTGACGTAAAGAGGTCAACCTGCCACGTTGACTATTTTTTATTACGTCAAAACGGGCGGTTGGGTTATAATCCAGTTAATGAAAAAGGTGGTTACTATTGGCGGCGGTGGAGGGCACTCTAAGGTTCTTGAAGCGATCAAGGAAATCCCTGATATTCAAATTACCGGGATTTGTCCCAGTACTGATTCGGGCGGTTCGACCGGTGTTTTGCGGGAAGAATACGACGGTAGTGGATACACCGGGGATCTGACAAGATGCATACTCGCGCTTTGTGACGATGAGGTTCTCGTAGACGGGCTTTCTTATCGTTATGAAAGCGGTCCTCTACATACTCATTCTGTAAAAAACTTGCTTTTTCACGCCCTCGAGAAAGTGAGTGATACATATACGGCTCTCGAGGAGATTTGGAAGGTGTGTGATTTGGGTGTTCATCGCGTACTTCCGGTGACTACCGAAAATACCGAGCTGTGCGCGAGGTTAACCACAGGCAACACGGTAACAGGAGAGACCAATATAGATACTATTGCCAAGAATCCGCTTTGGAATCCTAACTTTCATTCGATCTCTGATATTTATCTCAAGCCTGAGGTTCGAGTTTCAGACGTGGCGGCAAATGCGATCAAAGAGGCTGATTGGTTGATCGTTTCCCCTGGGAATCTGTATTCAAGCACACTTCCTACCTTGCTACCTTTGGGGATGAAGGAGGCCATCGCGAGCTCTTCGGCAAAAATTGTCATTATTTTGAATATTATGACTAAGCAAGGAGAGACGGACGACTATACGGCAGAAGATTTTATAAAAAGGATCGAGGGCAGAGTGGGGAAGAAAGCGGACTATATCTTGCACAACAATGTCCCGATACCGGAGGACGTTTTCTTGCGGTATTCGCTTGAAAGAAAGGTTGAGCTAAAGACTTCCGATGGAGAGGACCCAAGGATCATCCCGAGCCCCCTCGCTACATTCACTGAGTCAGGACAGATCTTTAGTAGTCCAGAGGTCATACGAGAAGAGATACTTAAGTTACTACAAAATACTGATTCAAAATAAGTTGACTATTGAGAGTTTTGGTGTTTAATGATCTTTCACTAGATTACTATGAGGATTTGGGATATTGATACTAAGCACTTGTGTCGAAAACATCTGCTCGGAGAGCACAGAGAGCTTCATGGTTTGTGGAATGTTCTCACAAAGCACGGAGGTAAGGGCGGGTATTCAAAGCATCCGGAAACCAAGCGCTGGGTAGGTAAAACGCGCGCTTTGTACGAGCGACACGATGCACTCGTCAAAGAAATGGAGCGGCGCGGATATAATCACTGGTCACCCTTGGACGAAAAACTTGCAAAAGGCAAGAGCGAGCAATCTGTTTATATAAATACCTTAGATGAGCAAAGGGCTTTATTGCGAGACAAGCCGTGCGAGTGCTTTATGGAGCTAGATTAAAATTAGTGAGCAATTTTTGTCTCTAGAAAAGCAGGTGTGTATAAGTAGATCGATTGATCTATTAAGTACGGTGAGCGAGTGGTATAATACGTACGGTCGGTGTGTGTACTTTATAAGAATAAAAATGATTTTATATGAAACTATCAACAATCGATTGGGTCGCGCTCGTTTTGGCGATCGTCGGAGGTGTGAACTGGGGTCTAGTCGGTGCGTTTGACTTTGACCTTGTAGCTACACTTTTCGGTGATATGACAGCTCTAGCTCGTGTTGTGTACGTACTTGTCGGACTTTCCGCTTTGTGGCTTATCTACACAGCTATGAAGTCCTCAGGTGGCGAGCAACAGCAGGATTCATTTGGAAACTAGTTACACGTCGTGAGTATGGTTTATATAGCCACGCGACAAAAGAAAAATATCCGGTATTTTCCGGATATTTTTCTTTTGTCGGAGCACGAAACGAAGACAATGTTTTGTATTAATAGTGTATAATGTATGTATATGAAAGGATACATAACAAATATAGAAAAGGACACGCTAGAGAATGATATGTTCCGAAAAGTTCTCTATACGGCTCCCAATAGCCAACTGGTGCTTATGAGTATCGCTCCTGGTGGCGAGATAGGGGAAGAGGTGCATGATGAGCTCGATCAGTTTATTCGATGTGAAGCTGGCGAAGGTAAAGCTATACTTAATGGAGAAGAGCGTGAGATAGGC of Candidatus Campbellbacteria bacterium contains these proteins:
- a CDS encoding AAA family ATPase codes for the protein MKDQRVWNAKYNFEGTLEHKDYLVNSNMDRSSIDNKLSQLLAKIEETRKLNKNLQIFLEKFLKILVIGVEKSYAKAGDVISYKISDGEYFDIDMSLGSGLLNLFRIIAAIYFDKKIIVIDEPEVFLHPSAQIKLSELLFEESKK
- a CDS encoding HsdR family type I site-specific deoxyribonuclease, whose translation is MPHQSEQQLEKTLLDQLEQLGFSKITLPDTSSLEVNLRTQLEEFNETTFSDDEFKRILNHLNKGDRYQKAKTLRDRFLLKRDDESDMFVRFFNTDQWCKNQYQAAQQITQKGRYENRYDVTILVNGLPLVQIELKRRGMELKEAFNQIQRYHKHSFTGTLFEYVQIFVISNGVNTKYFSNNPKQSFEQTFHWTDKENNKITKLEDFTEAFLEKCTISKFIAEYIVLAEAAEIPMALRPYQYYAVRAIENRVRETDKNGYIWHTTGSGKTLTSFKASQVLSGIPEIKKVLFVVDRKDLDIQTTREFNSFSAGSVDGTDKTKTLVDQLKDQDQKLIVTTIQKLDIAISRESYRKQFEYLQDEKVVIIFDECHRSQFGQTNARIQDFFKRAQLFGFTGTPIFAENHVGGVTTADVFDECLHRYIITDAIADNNVLGFSVEYVGKYKQKDPDVLDADIFSDVEVKAVDTREVLESEERLEKIADYVLGDWKRKTKSGKFNALFATTSIDVLKKYYRMFKEKKPDNLSIATIFTFNANEDERRGYAGRGRVWWRGCCGQPALARFSGGLYQGLQRAVRDEFFDR
- a CDS encoding DUF2779 domain-containing protein is translated as MLSKSDYLQYLKHPAWVWLKKHDKSKLPPVDEDLQARFDDGNLFESYANQLFPHATKLEWNDYSDYKLLPQKTMEALREGAFVIQQGRFEAGDITCIVDVLEHVESNVYNLYEIKASTQAKPEHVEDLAFQTIVLERCGLEIKNTRVIHVDNTYIRKGEISVEGLTATTDITEKVKAQIPITESGIEDALSVISQPDMPDPSPRYASSRGFQEWMDVFRYLYPDTDKHSIYNLPGIRPKLIAQLEDAGIEFIHDIPEEYPLGDKSLQYIKLLEEEESRDANEIRNFLQSFQYPLYFLDYETYGSVIPPFDGMRPYQQIPFQYSLHRIDAPDAEVVHTDYLHTESSNPASAIVSRLKEDIGSTGAVVVWNESFEKTCNSLLADMVPEESEFLHDLNDRVVDLMVPFSKKWFEHRDFLGSASIKAVLPVLVPELSYKELEVSDGGTAQRLWAQTILRGENDNRQEQVLEDLRAYCELDTLAMVKIWRILQGLN
- a CDS encoding gluconeogenesis factor YvcK family protein, which gives rise to MKKVVTIGGGGGHSKVLEAIKEIPDIQITGICPSTDSGGSTGVLREEYDGSGYTGDLTRCILALCDDEVLVDGLSYRYESGPLHTHSVKNLLFHALEKVSDTYTALEEIWKVCDLGVHRVLPVTTENTELCARLTTGNTVTGETNIDTIAKNPLWNPNFHSISDIYLKPEVRVSDVAANAIKEADWLIVSPGNLYSSTLPTLLPLGMKEAIASSSAKIVIILNIMTKQGETDDYTAEDFIKRIEGRVGKKADYILHNNVPIPEDVFLRYSLERKVELKTSDGEDPRIIPSPLATFTESGQIFSSPEVIREEILKLLQNTDSK
- a CDS encoding pyrimidine dimer DNA glycosylase/endonuclease V, whose product is MRIWDIDTKHLCRKHLLGEHRELHGLWNVLTKHGGKGGYSKHPETKRWVGKTRALYERHDALVKEMERRGYNHWSPLDEKLAKGKSEQSVYINTLDEQRALLRDKPCECFMELD
- a CDS encoding DUF378 domain-containing protein, with amino-acid sequence MKLSTIDWVALVLAIVGGVNWGLVGAFDFDLVATLFGDMTALARVVYVLVGLSALWLIYTAMKSSGGEQQQDSFGN
- a CDS encoding cupin domain-containing protein, whose translation is MKGYITNIEKDTLENDMFRKVLYTAPNSQLVLMSIAPGGEIGEEVHDELDQFIRCEAGEGKAILNGEEREIGDGFAIVVPAGARHNVVNTSSDTHLKLYTVYSPPEHRDGVSHETKEVADADDEHFDGVTTE